One stretch of Candidatus Nitrosotenuis cloacae DNA includes these proteins:
- a CDS encoding KAP family P-loop NTPase fold protein, with amino-acid sequence MKGIKVLIDLPESSPSKDFELLAETISTLIQNSEPHFVTGIYGEWGTGKTTLMKQIQKNISDYDDDHNTLTIWFNAWKYEREEQFATVALLKNIAYAMTNNLKFEPIRETIFNALKIFGKESGKQLLQEFLSQEVIKEIKENISKKFDLLMSIEKETIYYDGLSIIETQMRKIRKNNKNCKIIVFIDDLDRCSPKKALEVLESIKVFLDMEGFVYVIGLSHTTLAKLISYSYNDVGVDGSDYLQKIIQIPLNLPKWDDTKLIDLIENNIAKSIDRKYYKLISDNSNILIKTVQNNPRQLKRFINNLIIAFESFSDTNNKKLSLVNLFVVQVLHKRYPKLVKIIEINNDCRDFFKKILKGYSRLMILRNTDKSWRIRERYKSDNELVPLFNELYNNPQPKLSHIRMLLRKLIPNELKKKELSFDLISSMSEISLDDWRLLRRYIPDLMEITDWSIYRKANEIVEDKIFENFPK; translated from the coding sequence ATGAAAGGAATAAAAGTTCTAATTGATCTACCTGAATCCTCACCATCTAAAGACTTTGAATTATTAGCAGAGACTATATCCACATTAATACAGAATTCAGAGCCACATTTTGTAACTGGAATTTATGGTGAGTGGGGAACCGGAAAAACCACTTTAATGAAACAAATTCAGAAAAATATCTCTGATTATGATGATGACCATAATACATTGACTATCTGGTTCAATGCTTGGAAATATGAGCGAGAAGAACAGTTTGCAACAGTTGCTTTATTAAAAAACATTGCTTATGCAATGACTAATAATCTGAAGTTTGAACCTATTCGGGAAACCATTTTTAACGCATTAAAGATTTTTGGTAAAGAATCTGGGAAACAACTCCTACAAGAATTCCTCTCACAAGAAGTTATAAAAGAAATCAAAGAAAATATCTCAAAAAAATTCGATCTTTTGATGAGCATTGAAAAAGAAACTATCTATTATGATGGGTTATCTATTATTGAAACTCAGATGAGGAAAATCAGAAAAAACAACAAAAACTGTAAAATTATTGTCTTCATTGATGATTTAGATAGATGCTCACCAAAGAAAGCTCTTGAAGTTTTAGAATCTATTAAAGTATTTTTAGATATGGAGGGATTTGTCTATGTAATCGGTTTAAGCCATACAACACTTGCAAAATTAATCTCCTATTCGTATAATGATGTTGGAGTAGATGGTAGTGACTATTTACAAAAGATTATTCAAATCCCGTTAAATCTTCCCAAATGGGATGATACAAAATTAATTGACTTGATTGAAAACAACATTGCAAAAAGCATCGATAGAAAATATTACAAATTAATATCTGATAATTCGAATATTCTAATAAAAACCGTCCAAAACAACCCTCGTCAACTAAAACGTTTTATTAATAATTTAATTATTGCATTTGAATCATTTTCTGATACAAATAACAAAAAGCTCAGTCTTGTTAATTTGTTCGTAGTGCAAGTTTTACACAAACGATATCCAAAACTGGTTAAAATAATTGAAATTAATAATGATTGTAGAGATTTTTTCAAAAAAATACTAAAGGGTTATTCTAGACTCATGATTTTGCGAAATACTGACAAATCTTGGCGAATACGTGAACGTTATAAATCTGATAATGAACTTGTACCACTGTTTAATGAGTTATACAATAATCCTCAACCCAAACTGTCTCACATTCGTATGTTATTAAGAAAATTAATACCCAATGAATTAAAGAAGAAGGAATTATCTTTTGATTTAATTTCATCAATGTCTGAAATATCTCTAGATGATTGGAGACTGTTAAGACGTTATATTCCTGATCTGATGGAAATCACTGATTGGTCAATCTACCGGAAAGCAAACGAAATTGTAGAAGATAAGATATTTGAGAATTTTCCAAAATAG
- a CDS encoding MIP/aquaporin family protein, giving the protein MVAGRAWFAEALCTFALVFFGPLSIIVSSTMFGDTLNLEGLLIISLAHGGAIGLMVYAFGHVSGAHINPAVTIPMIITKRIGIKDGIGYIVFQIIGAIIAAFTLKAIFPVLGAKVNFGTQGGPSALLGNSAMSGFALELVFTFFLVTVIFMTAVHKKAPAGMYGLVIGGMIFLLHLVGIPLTGASMNPARTLGPALASGYWDFHWIYWAGPIIGGIIAGLIMHYVFVKKAETSSA; this is encoded by the coding sequence ATGGTCGCAGGGCGAGCTTGGTTTGCAGAAGCACTATGTACATTTGCATTGGTGTTCTTTGGACCACTTTCCATTATAGTATCGTCTACGATGTTTGGCGATACGCTAAACCTTGAAGGCTTGTTGATAATATCACTAGCACACGGCGGCGCAATCGGCTTGATGGTGTATGCATTTGGACATGTTTCTGGCGCTCATATCAATCCGGCAGTTACCATTCCAATGATCATAACAAAAAGAATCGGAATCAAGGATGGCATTGGGTATATAGTATTTCAGATAATTGGCGCAATCATTGCAGCATTTACACTAAAGGCAATATTTCCAGTCCTTGGAGCAAAGGTCAACTTTGGCACACAGGGCGGACCGAGTGCACTGCTTGGCAATTCGGCAATGTCTGGCTTTGCATTGGAGCTAGTCTTTACGTTCTTTTTGGTTACAGTAATTTTCATGACTGCGGTTCACAAAAAGGCGCCAGCCGGAATGTATGGGCTGGTAATTGGTGGCATGATTTTCTTGTTGCACTTGGTTGGAATTCCACTGACTGGCGCATCAATGAATCCAGCAAGAACTTTGGGTCCGGCACTAGCATCTGGCTATTGGGACTTCCACTGGATTTACTGGGCAGGTCCAATCATTGGCGGAATTATCGCAGGTTTGATAATGCATTACGTCTTTGTCAAAAAGGCAGAGACTAGTTCTGCATAA
- the bcp gene encoding thioredoxin-dependent thiol peroxidase, giving the protein MLAEGDKVPSFELQDANGDTIKSSQFKGKKFVVYFYPRDFTPGCTIEADEFSKEYKKFQKIGVQIIGISTDDVESHKKFVDKMKIPYVLLSDPESEVSKKFGVWGKKQFMGKEYMGIQRSTFLIDEKGKVFKAYPSVKPKGHAEEVLTILSN; this is encoded by the coding sequence ATGCTAGCAGAAGGCGACAAGGTCCCAAGTTTTGAGCTTCAAGATGCAAACGGAGATACCATCAAATCGTCACAGTTCAAGGGCAAAAAGTTTGTAGTCTATTTTTATCCAAGGGATTTCACGCCAGGCTGCACCATAGAGGCAGATGAATTCTCAAAGGAATACAAAAAGTTCCAAAAAATTGGCGTCCAAATTATTGGCATATCAACTGATGATGTGGAATCGCACAAAAAATTCGTAGACAAGATGAAGATTCCATATGTTTTGCTATCAGACCCAGAGTCCGAGGTATCAAAAAAGTTTGGTGTCTGGGGCAAAAAGCAATTCATGGGCAAAGAGTACATGGGAATACAAAGAAGCACATTTCTGATAGATGAAAAGGGCAAAGTCTTCAAGGCATACCCAAGTGTCAAGCCAAAGGGCCATGCAGAAGAAGTACTGACTATACTGTCAAATTAA
- a CDS encoding menaquinone biosynthesis decarboxylase, which produces MPIEDTTEFVQKLEAAGELKRVKVQVDSDLEIAEILRRTMYENGPAILFENVKGHTMPVLGNAFGSMKRLQIGLEMDDFTEIGQRIVDMTKMEVPSGFLNKIKKLPELSKMGEIFPKLEKSGPVTEVIEDNPSFGKIPILKTWHKDAGKFITLGLVATKHPETGVRNLGVYRIQIIDDTHALMHWQKHKRGAHHGELSKEKGEKIPAAIIIGGEPATVFSAIAPVPEGLDKYLFAGITRKSGIKTVKCKTQDLEVPANAEIVLEGFVDPSDIRDEGPFGDHTGYYTPVEPYPTFTLTGVMRRQKPIYLTTIVGKPILEDAYIGKVIERSFLPLIRMFHPEVVDFAMPAAGWFQGMAIISIKKRYPGQAKKVMMGLWGTGQLALTKMFIVVDDDINVHDINDVIWAITTRADAARDCTIINNTPTDTLDPASPLVNFGSKLGIDATQKTKEEGFTREIQEKVTVDDATKSLVDSKWSSYGL; this is translated from the coding sequence TTGCCAATTGAGGACACAACAGAGTTTGTGCAAAAACTAGAAGCAGCTGGCGAGCTAAAGCGAGTCAAGGTCCAGGTTGATTCCGACTTGGAGATTGCAGAGATTTTGCGCAGAACAATGTACGAAAATGGTCCTGCCATACTATTTGAGAATGTAAAGGGCCATACCATGCCAGTATTGGGCAATGCGTTTGGCTCAATGAAGCGGCTTCAGATAGGATTGGAAATGGACGACTTTACAGAGATTGGCCAAAGAATAGTAGACATGACAAAGATGGAAGTGCCATCTGGATTTTTGAACAAGATAAAAAAACTGCCCGAGCTATCAAAGATGGGCGAAATATTCCCCAAATTAGAAAAATCTGGCCCAGTCACCGAAGTAATTGAAGATAACCCATCATTTGGAAAAATTCCAATTCTAAAGACCTGGCACAAGGATGCAGGCAAATTCATCACACTGGGTCTGGTTGCAACAAAGCATCCAGAAACTGGCGTGCGAAATCTCGGAGTATACAGAATACAGATCATAGACGATACTCATGCTTTGATGCACTGGCAAAAGCACAAGCGAGGTGCACATCATGGGGAGTTATCAAAAGAAAAAGGAGAGAAAATCCCAGCTGCAATAATAATTGGCGGCGAGCCGGCCACAGTGTTCTCAGCGATTGCCCCAGTGCCAGAAGGACTGGACAAGTATCTCTTTGCAGGAATCACCAGAAAAAGCGGAATTAAAACAGTAAAGTGCAAGACACAAGACTTGGAGGTTCCAGCAAATGCAGAGATTGTTCTAGAAGGATTTGTCGACCCATCAGATATCAGAGATGAGGGGCCGTTTGGTGATCACACCGGATACTATACTCCAGTTGAGCCATACCCGACATTCACATTAACTGGTGTGATGCGACGACAAAAGCCAATCTATCTTACCACCATAGTCGGCAAACCAATCCTAGAAGATGCATACATTGGAAAGGTAATTGAGAGATCGTTTCTGCCGCTAATTCGCATGTTCCATCCAGAGGTAGTCGACTTTGCAATGCCTGCGGCTGGCTGGTTCCAAGGAATGGCAATCATTTCCATCAAAAAGCGCTATCCAGGCCAGGCAAAAAAAGTCATGATGGGTTTGTGGGGCACAGGACAGCTGGCGCTAACAAAGATGTTCATTGTGGTAGATGATGATATCAATGTCCATGACATCAATGATGTAATCTGGGCAATCACTACACGTGCAGATGCCGCTCGAGATTGCACCATCATAAACAACACGCCAACAGATACACTGGATCCCGCATCGCCACTGGTGAACTTTGGCTCCAAGCTTGGAATTGATGCCACACAAAAGACAAAGGAAGAAGGATTCACAAGAGAGATTCAAGAAAAAGTAACAGTCGATGATGCCACAAAATCCTTGGTTGATTCCAAGTGGTCAAGCTATGGGCTCTAA
- the mqnC gene encoding cyclic dehypoxanthinyl futalosine synthase — protein sequence MSQITEQIHSSQIGDILENALRGIRPTKSDILRLLRSDDVHLMGMVAGNLTQKRFGKKASFVNNIILNYTNVCVTDCKFCAFYRSPGDAESYTLSLDQIETRVKTAWDMFAIRQVLIQGGHNPNLGIEYYEDAFRMIRTKFPQVGVHGLSASEIDMISRIEKTSTKEVLSRLKDAGLQSVPGAGAEILVDSVKDVISPKKISSADWIRIMDEAHSIGLPASATMMYGHVESHEDVAEHFDKIIKLQEKTRGFMAFIPWNFEPNNTLMQKENLVTYGVGGMQLLKMIAMSRIIFDGLINHVQSSWLTNGVGMAQIAMQYGADDFGGTLIGEEVVSCTGARSTELTGQKIIDAIHQIGYAAEERDNFYNLVKMH from the coding sequence TTGAGCCAGATAACAGAGCAGATTCATTCCAGTCAAATCGGTGACATTTTAGAAAATGCGTTGCGGGGAATTAGGCCAACCAAGTCTGATATTTTGCGACTGTTACGATCAGACGACGTGCATTTGATGGGAATGGTTGCGGGCAATCTGACCCAGAAAAGATTTGGCAAAAAGGCCTCATTTGTGAATAATATCATTCTGAATTACACCAATGTCTGCGTTACTGACTGCAAGTTTTGCGCATTTTACCGCTCACCTGGAGATGCGGAATCTTATACATTATCGCTGGACCAGATAGAGACCCGCGTAAAGACTGCATGGGACATGTTTGCAATACGTCAGGTATTGATTCAAGGAGGTCATAATCCAAACCTTGGCATTGAATATTATGAGGATGCATTTAGGATGATTCGCACAAAATTCCCACAGGTAGGAGTGCACGGCTTGTCTGCATCTGAAATCGACATGATATCAAGAATAGAAAAGACCTCGACAAAAGAGGTATTATCTCGACTAAAGGATGCCGGACTGCAATCGGTTCCTGGCGCAGGAGCTGAAATCCTGGTGGACTCTGTCAAGGATGTAATCAGCCCCAAAAAAATCTCCAGTGCAGACTGGATTAGAATAATGGATGAGGCTCATTCTATTGGATTGCCTGCATCGGCTACCATGATGTATGGTCATGTAGAATCGCACGAAGACGTTGCGGAGCATTTTGATAAGATAATAAAACTACAGGAAAAGACTCGCGGCTTTATGGCGTTCATTCCATGGAACTTTGAGCCAAACAACACTCTGATGCAAAAAGAAAATCTGGTCACATATGGCGTTGGCGGCATGCAGTTGCTGAAAATGATTGCAATGTCTAGAATCATTTTTGATGGCCTGATTAATCATGTCCAGTCATCGTGGCTCACAAACGGAGTTGGAATGGCGCAAATTGCCATGCAGTATGGAGCGGATGATTTCGGTGGTACTTTAATTGGAGAAGAAGTAGTATCCTGTACTGGCGCTCGCTCAACTGAGCTTACCGGCCAGAAGATAATTGATGCAATCCACCAAATAGGATATGCTGCAGAAGAGCGCGATAATTTCTATAATCTAGTCAAGATGCATTAG
- a CDS encoding 2-amino-3,7-dideoxy-D-threo-hept-6-ulosonate synthase — MVSGLQIRMDRILRKGKMLCIPMDHGISSGPIEGLESPARVISQCETKGLTSVIINKGILKTLPKPTRIGILVHYSSSTSLSMSPNRKMLSGTVEEALRLGADGVSLHINVGGKEEPEMLEQLGLTASECHKWNMPLLAMMYPRGENVKNPHDPEIVGHVARIGAELGADIVKTLYTGDIDSFAKIVKSTPVPVVIAGGPKAKTDEDVLQMTEDAMKAGAKGVTYGRNIFAHKNPDKIVDALAGIIFRKESAKEAAKRIAKN; from the coding sequence ATGGTTAGCGGTCTTCAAATCAGAATGGACAGAATTTTACGCAAAGGAAAGATGCTCTGCATCCCAATGGACCATGGAATCTCTAGTGGACCAATTGAGGGCCTAGAGAGTCCCGCCAGAGTCATCTCACAATGTGAGACCAAGGGCCTAACAAGTGTAATAATCAACAAAGGAATTCTCAAGACTTTACCAAAACCAACGCGAATCGGCATACTGGTACATTATTCATCGAGCACGTCACTATCCATGTCGCCAAACAGAAAGATGCTCTCCGGCACAGTAGAAGAGGCATTGCGACTGGGAGCAGACGGAGTATCTCTTCACATCAATGTCGGCGGAAAGGAAGAGCCGGAAATGCTAGAGCAGTTAGGACTGACTGCTTCCGAGTGCCACAAGTGGAACATGCCATTATTGGCAATGATGTACCCAAGGGGCGAGAATGTCAAGAATCCCCATGACCCAGAAATAGTAGGCCATGTTGCAAGAATTGGCGCCGAGCTTGGCGCAGACATTGTAAAGACGCTATACACAGGTGACATTGATTCGTTTGCAAAAATAGTAAAGAGCACACCGGTGCCTGTTGTGATTGCAGGTGGTCCAAAGGCAAAAACAGACGAGGACGTCCTGCAAATGACAGAGGACGCAATGAAGGCAGGAGCCAAAGGCGTAACATATGGCCGCAATATTTTTGCACACAAAAACCCAGACAAGATAGTCGATGCACTGGCAGGAATAATATTCAGAAAGGAATCTGCAAAAGAAGCAGCGAAGAGAATTGCAAAAAACTAG
- a CDS encoding 3-dehydroquinate synthase II, whose translation MQKTRELIILPKVGKSGLAKFLSGLESEGIRTAYVDPKLIPPKSKLASIYPSSMAKYVILEKDGQKPKGKKAGKKFKVLSNNDIEKIFSEAKKGLDFVIIEVMDWKIIPLENIIAKLHKIHTEIFALARTPEEVRKMFSILEIGVDGVIFEAATTSEVKEAMVYLGTSTFELTEAKIIDIKEVGDGERVCVDTASMLHKGEGMLIGSRSNFMFLVHNESVGSSFTSPRPFRVNAGAVHCYTISPDGTTKYLSELETGAEVLVINAHGKARRATVGRSKIERRPMLMIKAQVGDEIGGIIAQDAETIRFVRPGGHLVSVTHLKKGDSVLVHAKDATGRHFGMEVSDEYILEK comes from the coding sequence TTGCAAAAAACTAGAGAACTAATTATTTTGCCAAAGGTGGGCAAATCAGGCCTTGCCAAGTTTCTATCAGGCTTGGAGTCCGAAGGAATCAGAACAGCATATGTCGACCCAAAGTTAATTCCACCAAAATCAAAGCTAGCCTCGATTTACCCATCAAGTATGGCAAAATACGTCATATTGGAAAAAGACGGGCAAAAACCAAAGGGAAAAAAGGCTGGAAAAAAATTCAAGGTCCTATCAAACAATGATATTGAGAAAATATTTTCCGAGGCAAAAAAAGGCCTCGACTTTGTGATAATTGAGGTAATGGACTGGAAGATAATTCCACTAGAAAATATCATAGCAAAGCTGCACAAGATTCACACCGAGATATTTGCACTTGCCCGCACCCCAGAGGAGGTAAGAAAGATGTTCTCCATTCTAGAGATAGGAGTCGACGGGGTGATATTTGAAGCAGCCACTACATCCGAAGTAAAAGAAGCAATGGTGTATCTTGGTACTAGTACATTCGAGCTAACGGAAGCAAAGATAATCGACATAAAAGAGGTTGGCGATGGAGAGCGGGTCTGCGTCGACACCGCATCAATGTTGCACAAAGGTGAGGGAATGTTAATTGGCTCTAGATCAAACTTTATGTTTTTGGTCCACAACGAGTCAGTCGGATCTTCATTTACATCCCCAAGACCATTCCGAGTAAATGCAGGTGCTGTCCACTGTTATACAATATCCCCAGATGGTACCACAAAATATCTATCAGAGTTGGAAACAGGTGCAGAGGTTTTGGTAATCAATGCACATGGTAAGGCAAGACGAGCAACTGTCGGCCGCTCCAAAATAGAGAGAAGGCCGATGCTAATGATAAAGGCCCAAGTAGGTGATGAAATAGGCGGTATAATAGCTCAGGATGCAGAGACGATTCGATTTGTCAGACCAGGTGGACACCTAGTTTCTGTTACCCACCTAAAGAAAGGCGATTCTGTATTGGTTCATGCTAAAGACGCCACAGGTAGACACTTTGGCATGGAAGTATCAGACGAGTATATTTTAGAAAAATAA
- the aroD gene encoding type I 3-dehydroquinate dehydratase: MAYKTCVSIAESTPAGVLFTLKKALTKSDYAEIRFDFLTPKDIPKALQITKKYHKRCVFTLRPKSEGGKFQGSEKERISILKLIAEYNPYLLDVEYSTISKNKDLTPYIKKTKTPVLVSWHDFAKTPSIKTLLQKYTQMKKFSSHIKIVTTARSTKDTATVLLLYKKQSSGLIAFAMGDYGRISRILCMNLGSPYTYVSLGKPVAPGQFSLDEIKSLQSLQK, encoded by the coding sequence ATGGCATACAAGACCTGCGTTAGCATTGCAGAATCCACGCCTGCCGGTGTGTTATTCACGCTCAAAAAGGCACTCACAAAATCAGACTATGCCGAGATACGGTTTGATTTTTTGACGCCAAAGGACATCCCAAAGGCCCTGCAAATAACAAAAAAATACCACAAAAGGTGCGTCTTTACACTGCGCCCAAAATCAGAGGGTGGAAAATTCCAAGGATCAGAGAAAGAGCGCATATCGATTCTGAAATTAATTGCAGAATACAACCCATATCTTTTGGATGTGGAATATTCCACCATATCAAAGAACAAGGATCTTACACCATACATCAAAAAAACAAAGACACCAGTCCTGGTATCGTGGCATGACTTTGCAAAAACACCATCCATCAAGACATTGCTCCAAAAATACACCCAGATGAAAAAATTCTCTAGTCACATCAAGATAGTAACTACTGCAAGATCAACCAAAGATACCGCAACCGTACTATTATTGTACAAAAAGCAGAGCTCGGGACTGATTGCTTTTGCAATGGGTGACTATGGCAGAATATCAAGAATTCTTTGCATGAATCTGGGCAGCCCATACACGTATGTCTCACTTGGCAAGCCGGTTGCTCCAGGCCAGTTCAGCTTAGATGAGATTAAATCGCTGCAAAGCTTGCAAAAATAA
- the aroE gene encoding shikimate dehydrogenase has translation MTRTFAVIGDPIEHSLSPSIHNAAFKALNLDCTYIAYRIPRSELKEGIESLRQIKISGFNVTIPHKIEMMQYLDESSPECKMIGAVNTVSNENGKFIGYNTDMDGFLEPIKKRSIGISGESVLVLGSGGAARAIVAGFAKERAKKITIANRTIQKAQELSKFTSGLGVESDHTTLSDVDVSKYKFIINTTSVGLKNESSLISTNKINTNHVVYDIIYMPMSTDLITQSKKNSATIIYGYEMLLGQAVLAFQIWHKIPAPYDTMKKVLLGGV, from the coding sequence ATGACTAGAACATTTGCAGTCATTGGAGACCCAATAGAGCATTCCTTGTCTCCAAGCATTCACAATGCCGCATTCAAGGCACTAAACTTGGACTGTACATACATTGCTTATAGAATTCCAAGGAGTGAGCTCAAAGAGGGAATCGAGTCGCTGCGCCAAATCAAGATTTCAGGGTTTAATGTTACCATACCACACAAAATAGAGATGATGCAATACCTGGACGAGTCCAGCCCAGAATGCAAGATGATCGGTGCTGTAAACACGGTATCCAATGAAAACGGCAAATTTATCGGCTACAACACAGACATGGACGGCTTTTTGGAGCCCATCAAGAAACGAAGCATTGGAATCTCTGGAGAGTCAGTCTTGGTTCTTGGCTCAGGCGGTGCAGCAAGAGCTATAGTAGCAGGTTTTGCAAAGGAAAGAGCAAAAAAAATCACAATAGCAAACCGCACCATACAAAAAGCACAAGAGTTATCAAAATTCACATCAGGCCTTGGCGTAGAATCTGATCACACCACGTTGTCTGATGTGGATGTATCCAAATACAAATTTATCATAAACACAACATCGGTCGGCCTAAAAAACGAGTCAAGCCTCATTTCTACAAACAAGATAAACACAAACCACGTCGTGTATGATATCATTTACATGCCAATGAGCACGGACCTCATCACACAAAGTAAGAAAAATTCTGCGACAATAATTTACGGATATGAAATGTTACTTGGCCAAGCTGTATTGGCATTTCAGATATGGCACAAGATCCCGGCACCATACGATACCATGAAAAAGGTCTTGCTTGGAGGAGTCTAG
- a CDS encoding shikimate kinase, translated as MQVKATVNGAISLVNAIATWKGATLGISSKVEAIVSATEGKGIQLQLDNQNMSSRLVSKVVEFAVPKKELEKNKITISLSSEIPTGYGLKSSSAISSVISLACHKLFRPDYTDSQVLNAGIDASLAAKVSMTGAYDDACACYFGGIQVTDNKARKIIKSDKIPANLSVVVFVPKSRKRGNIKQLKVLDVIFERAWNFAKNGDYWNAMTLNGYSTSAVLNSDPKIISSLIENGALGASVSGNGPSIAAVVKKDNTSKIKKVFSEHEGTIMESEINNKRAEVHEL; from the coding sequence ATGCAGGTAAAGGCTACGGTAAATGGTGCAATCTCGCTGGTAAATGCAATTGCCACATGGAAGGGCGCAACGCTTGGCATATCATCTAAGGTTGAAGCAATTGTATCTGCAACCGAAGGCAAAGGTATACAATTACAATTGGACAATCAAAATATGAGTTCTCGCCTTGTCAGCAAGGTAGTCGAGTTTGCAGTACCAAAAAAAGAGCTGGAGAAAAACAAGATCACAATATCATTGAGCTCAGAAATACCAACCGGCTATGGGTTGAAAAGCTCTAGCGCCATTTCTTCTGTAATATCTCTAGCATGTCACAAACTATTCAGGCCCGATTATACTGACAGCCAAGTTCTAAATGCAGGAATTGACGCATCGCTTGCCGCCAAAGTAAGCATGACTGGAGCATATGATGACGCATGTGCCTGTTATTTTGGCGGAATCCAGGTTACCGACAACAAGGCGCGCAAAATCATAAAATCTGACAAAATCCCTGCAAATCTATCAGTTGTAGTGTTTGTACCAAAGTCAAGAAAAAGAGGAAACATCAAGCAGCTCAAGGTCTTGGATGTTATCTTTGAGAGGGCATGGAATTTTGCAAAAAATGGCGATTACTGGAACGCAATGACACTAAACGGATATTCAACATCAGCTGTCTTGAACTCTGATCCAAAAATAATATCATCACTAATAGAAAACGGAGCCCTTGGTGCATCCGTGTCTGGCAATGGACCATCCATTGCAGCTGTTGTAAAAAAAGACAACACATCAAAAATAAAAAAGGTCTTCTCAGAGCATGAGGGAACAATAATGGAGTCAGAAATCAACAACAAGCGAGCCGAAGTCCATGAACTGTAA
- the aroA gene encoding 3-phosphoshikimate 1-carboxyvinyltransferase → MNCNVEQSRLSGVITCPTNKSYTHRAIFLASLVNGKSLIKNVLRSRDTNATIEICKSLGAEITEAGSNLKVKGISKFEGEELTVDASNSGTTIRIAAAIASLRDSKTILTGDESLRKRPMKPLLDALEALGAKCSSNDGKPPLEITGKIKGGEISIAGNVSSQFISALFIASPLTEQGATINISSELVSKPYLDATISTMKKFGVDVIVMEQYKKYKIEPQEYKHTTITIPSDFSSVALLLSAAVLVGEELTVKISIGDLAQGDEAIIDILGKLGVDVSLNNNAITVTTPEKLLGGKFDLSNTPDLLPPLAILSLKCGFPLELYNVKHARFKETDRIAILVRELKKLGLDIAEKEDGMILNPPTILKGADLNSEDDHRLFMAFCIAGMYVGGCTISDPESVDVSYPSFVDDMNHVGAKITTK, encoded by the coding sequence ATGAACTGTAATGTAGAACAATCAAGGCTCAGTGGTGTCATAACATGTCCCACCAACAAAAGCTACACTCACAGGGCAATATTTCTGGCATCCCTAGTAAATGGGAAAAGCCTTATCAAAAATGTATTACGATCACGTGACACAAACGCAACAATTGAAATCTGCAAAAGCCTTGGCGCAGAAATTACAGAGGCAGGTAGCAACCTCAAGGTAAAGGGCATATCAAAGTTTGAAGGAGAGGAATTAACAGTGGATGCATCAAACTCTGGTACCACAATTCGAATAGCTGCTGCCATTGCATCACTCCGAGATTCTAAAACCATACTTACTGGGGACGAGTCGCTGCGAAAAAGGCCCATGAAACCATTATTGGATGCACTGGAGGCACTTGGCGCAAAATGCTCATCAAATGACGGAAAACCCCCGCTGGAGATCACAGGCAAGATCAAGGGAGGCGAGATATCAATTGCAGGAAATGTCTCTAGCCAATTTATATCAGCATTATTCATCGCATCCCCGCTAACCGAGCAGGGAGCCACAATCAACATCTCATCAGAACTAGTATCAAAGCCATATCTTGATGCTACCATATCTACGATGAAAAAGTTCGGAGTAGACGTGATTGTAATGGAGCAGTACAAAAAATACAAAATAGAGCCGCAGGAATACAAGCACACAACAATTACCATACCGTCAGACTTTTCCAGTGTCGCACTGTTGTTGTCTGCTGCAGTCTTGGTTGGGGAAGAACTCACAGTTAAGATTTCAATTGGTGATTTGGCTCAGGGCGATGAGGCAATAATTGACATTTTGGGAAAACTCGGAGTAGACGTATCACTAAACAACAATGCAATCACCGTTACCACGCCAGAAAAGTTGCTTGGTGGAAAATTCGATCTGTCCAATACGCCGGATTTGTTGCCGCCACTTGCCATCTTATCACTAAAGTGTGGATTCCCTCTGGAATTATACAACGTAAAGCACGCAAGATTCAAGGAAACCGACAGGATTGCAATTCTGGTTAGAGAACTAAAAAAACTCGGCCTAGACATTGCCGAAAAGGAAGATGGTATGATCCTAAATCCACCAACCATACTGAAAGGTGCAGACCTAAACTCGGAAGACGACCACAGACTGTTCATGGCGTTTTGCATTGCTGGAATGTATGTTGGTGGCTGCACCATATCAGACCCAGAGTCAGTTGATGTTTCGTATCCAAGCTTTGTTGATGACATGAATCATGTCGGCGCAAAGATAACAACGAAATAG